The sequence cggtgtccattaggtGCCATGGATGGGCATGTGAGGTTGTGGAGGGGCATCGGGTACAAGTGCATGCTGGGACTGACCCTGCTGCTTCTCCTGTTCGAGATCGTCGTCAGCCGCCTCTGCAACTGCCTCATCAACATGGTGGACGGTTTCCACACCCTCTACATCCTCCTCCACCTGTCGCTCCAGCAGCCCTCGTCTGCGCacactcctcctccatctcctcctcctctggccTCTCTGGCGTCTCCTTCTCTGACCCCGTCTCCTCACATCATCTCCTCAAACTCACACATCACTTCCTGTCCCCATCCCAGCTCCTCTCCCCCCAGCAGTCCTCGCCCCGACCTTAACATCGTGTCCTCTGCCGGACCCATCCCTACTCTGGGCTGTGACCCCACTTCCGCTCTCTCGTGCGTCATGCCGTCTCGTGTCCAGCCGTTCGGCGCGCTGGTGTCGGCACTGATCGTGGCCTCCCTGTGCGTGTCGGTCACACTGGAGATTCTCAGCTACATCTTCCAGCCACATCCCATCCAGAGACCCATCCTGGCCACAGCAGCGAGCGCACTCAGTCTGCTCTTCAACGCCGCCATGCTGGGCCTCGCTTGGGCTCGACCGACGCTCAGGCCAGCAGGGTCTGTGTCTGAGCACCTTGGCTTAGGGTCAGGTGAGAGAGGTAAGGtaacaattgtttttttttttatttgttttttttattgcgtGTCTTCTGTCTTCATCTTTTTATCAGTGTATCTTTTATTGGTCAGTAAAAAAGCTCGTGCAGCAACTTAATATTCTGCTTCTATTTCTGCCATGGCAGCAAAAGTAAGTAACACAATTTCATGTTGAGTAAAATTTCAGATTTTCATTTCGGCATTAGGTGCATTACTGCCCATTGCTGATAACCGCTGAATACCCAGAAATGTAGCAGACAATCAGACCTGACATCACTATGAACTGGACTACATTATGAACCATGAATTGTCCTGTTTTCAATACTTCATTTCACAGTGTATTAGTACATGTGAAAATGAAGGAGTGATAATGCCAGCCACGCTGAAGTAGATGCATTTCAAATTTGATGCTTGTGTGAAGTGTTTGTTTTTACTAATCTGGCTCGTTGTACTGTAGCTGTGGCAAAAGCCACAGAAGACGGGTTGGTGAAGGGAGCTCTTCAAGACGGGTCCCTTTTGTTCTGTAACCCTGGCGCACCCAGTGTTCTGGATCCCGACAGCGATTCTGTGACCCCAACAACCACTGACTCTCTGGGGTCTAATAAACAACACGAGAGGTCATCCTCTTCAGAACCGAAGGAACATCTTCAGTCCAACTCCAGGGCTCTTGAGCTAACCAATGTTCCGTCACAGGTTCCTATGTACAGCACTGGCCACACCGGTGAGGAAAGCCTGTCGCCTATCACATGCAGTTCACCTGGAGGGCACTGGTAGCCAAAAAACCTTATTTTGTTAGCATATGCTACTGATTAGGTTACTACAAGTCACTTTTTCTTAAGAGATCATGGATTAAACATACGGCTCTAAAGTGACTTCTGCCAGCTTTAGTTTCTGATTTCTAGAGTCATTTTTGTTCACTTTTATTCACGCCAAGGGAGTTGCTCTTGGGGATACCTTGTCCTGTCAAGAGCAGTTTCAAGCTTGAAAATAGTTCTCTGGCTTACTTTTGTGCTTTAGTCTAACACACTCAATAGCCATTCAAATTTATTGGCGACCTGGCTGGGATAATTCTTACGTTGCCATGCCGCTACCATCAGACCTAACAATGTGAACAAATACAAATCCTCCAAGCGTCTCATCTTTTAGGGTATGGGGAGTTTAGAGAAACAGATATCAAGCTCTGACATTCGGGAAAAGTATGGTTTGACAGCAAAGAAACTTTGCTCATAAGCAGTGGCGAGAGAGGGACATTGTAACACTAGCCATTTGTGTAAGAATCTGAGGGAGTTAGTGTGGCATTTGCAGTGTCAGCCTGGCCGAAAGAAAGGCAACAAAAACACTATAGAcatcagacaaaaaaacagttgaATGGATTGCAATTTGAAGTCTGtttcagaaaaaagaaaaatgaattCTTACAAGGTCAGCTCTGTGGTGTGTACGgctcaacatgttttttttctactCCTAATATGTTGTTCTATGTTCTGTGTTGTATCAACATTCGACTAAAGTCTTTAAGAAAGTAAACATTTCCCATAGTAACCCTGGTACACTACAAATACTATTCTCCTCAAAAAAGTTTGTATAAGTTTATGGAAGTTTATAAAATAGGTTTAGTACATAAATAGTTGTATTCAAGTATGGATATTGTATTTGTATTCATCAAGACTTaaatttttctctctgtctctctgccaggATATCCAGCAAGCCTATGTGTCCCTTCTCTGTCAGTACCCTACAAAGCACCACTCAGAGGTCATCAGAGCAGCTGTCTAAGCCGGGTTCTCACCACCATCCTCCGTGACCTGCTGTGCCCGTGCCTGGCTCTCGCCAACGCACTGACCGCACTACTAAGCAGCCCTGACTGTCACCACCCGCTGGAGTCGTGCAGCTCTAGGGTCTACCTGGACCCGGCACTGTCCATGATGGCCGTGCTGGTGCTTCTGGCCTGTGCCCTGCCCGAGGTGCGTCGCCtgggtctgctgctgctgcagagcTGCCCCCCGGGCCTCAGCGTGCCAGATCTCCGGAACGGGCTCATGGCCGTGCGCGGCGTGGAAGGAGTGCACGAGCTCCATGTGTGGCAGCTGACCGAGAGCTGCCTGGTGGCCTCCGTACATGTGCACGTGAATGCTCACTGCTGGCGGGAGGGGCCGGATAAGGTTGTTGCCGGGGTGATGGAAACGCTACACAGAGCCGGAGTGAGCATGTGTACGGTCCAGCCGGAGACTGCCACTGAGAGTCTAAATGGAGAGCCAGCCTTGCCAGCTCTGCCTGGTAATCAAGCTAAGGATTGGCCCTGCAGTCTGTCCTGTAGGAAGGAGTGTTTGGATAAGATGTGCTGCACATCCCTAAAGAAAGCTAGTGTGGGTGATGGGGCGCCACCTAGTGGCAATGCAGAGGAGAAGGCCCCCCAGGCTGTGATCATTGAGAACACTTTCTTGTGATTGGCAGAATTTTaacttgtttcttttttcagcAGAGGCTGAGCAGGATCTTGAGAAGGGCTAAAAAAATTTAGCACCAAATGCAGGACTTCTCATTACAACTGAATGTAGTTACAAGACTTGTAGGGAgaaaaaaactaatttatactacgtaaattatgttttttttttacattttctatTCTTTACACATGTTATTGTGTATGGTGTATGCTGTCTGAtatattgttttcattgttgtACATTTAAATAATGGCTTTTAAAAATGATATGTTTTTGTCTGGTCTTTAATTAGTAGGAATCTGAGCAGGAATTGTAGAGAAGGAATATGAAAAATCTTCATCAAACTTACGCACAAGAATAAagagatatatttttttcacacaagaattacaaaacaacagaaaatcATTCATTGAAATTAAACAAAATCATTCTAAATCCTCTCCTTGTTTATGACCTCCTATATTCACTATTGGGTGCAACTATTTTCCTAAATATATATAAGGATGTGAAAAGGACAGGTGCATTTTGATTTTAAAAAATCATATAAGCAATGAGTAATTAATTAATCAGTAATTTAATGAACAAATTAAATATGGTCTAGAGCAATATTTCTATGAAACAATTTAATTTGAAATAATGTTATTTTGCAATTGAATTACCTTGTTCTATGTCTTTCAATATTGAGACCTCAGTTGAGAGACATGAACAAAAGTCTTTGGACCCATGCATATTGCTTAGcataaaaatgaaatctaaatttctttacatattttttttatgtcaagATGTATAATCACACAGTGTGCATTATGAAGCATCATAtgaacattttaaaaaataaatctaaaattTCACAACTGGGACTAGAATCCCCATTGTTGCAGAAACACCCTATTAGTGTGAATATGTGACATTTTCAATATTAGCCTATAAAATACTGGAAAACCTCTTATTATTGTAACGACCTTTGCCAATAGCTGCAGTGCATGGagtgttgtgtaggctatactacggGGGGGTGGCAGAGTATCCGGGGGACGGGGGTGTCTGGTTATCAGAATTGTTACATTCACCTGTTTAATCCCAAATATTTCTAACAATTTGAATACATACATTTTACTCCTTAGACCTTGCTAACACACAAATAGTACACCCTTTTTGATTTTATGTTAAATCAGTGGAATTTTAGGTTTTATACTCTGTCACAATAGTGACCAAAAACCATACTCCTTTTTTGTGCATACAAATTGATCAGTAAGACATATTTGCACAATTAAAATCTTAAAATAATAGCAATGATGACATTGCCCATTAACCATAGAACAATGTAATatagttatttttttcttcataatTGTATTATTGTAAATGTAACAAAACGTTCAAACGTATACCTCATACTACAATGTACAACATGCAAATTACATTGCGTATAAACCTGAACTGTGTCTGTTTTCAAGTCTTAAAAATGTGTGGCGGAAGTGGGGTAGCGTTAGCGGTTGGGCGCCAGGTGGATTTATGTGTGAACTTTAATGGCTGGCAGGAAACTTTCAGGTGCTCACACAAAACCTTTTCaagtgcgcacatgaaagttttgcatgcacacatgaaGGTTTTGTGTGAGCACGTGAAAGTTttgcgtgagcacatgaaagttttgcatttaaactttagatttgttttgctcatgtccccttaggggctctgTAGAAAGGGACCACTCAGTCAAATAACGCGGGTTATGTTAAGTGATATGTCTTGAATCATAAACTACGGGTTATGTTTTTCATATATAACAGCTTACATTATGTGATATATTATTATAGTGGCCCCTTTATCGTATACCAGGGGTTATGTTATTCATCCCGGATTTCTGAATGGGGTCCCTCAGTCAAGGCTTGTGGGCGGGGCCTTTTCGCATCTCtttcaagagtgtgtgtgacagtgacagAAGAAGGAAAGGACCGCGTGGAATGAaggtgagagagaagaagacagaAGCATCGGTcaaatagacagtaaaataaaggtCAAATGCAACGGGACAGGTCCTGTTTGACATTTCTGAATTTTCTTCTCCGGAACAGTAGATGTCGCTAAACTTTGTTCTAACCGTTGTAATCCAACGAGGAAGAACAAATGCACAACAGGGATAAAGTCTCTGCATGCAGCTAGTTTTTTTCTGGATATTGTGGAGATTTGAATCTGGAGCATTTTCCGAATGCATAACACTTAATGTCATTGCTGTGTAATATGCAGTAAGCGTTATTGGATTCAGTAGACCTTAAATGTAAGAAAAGTTCGAAATGTGTGAAGACTCGTGATGTTGCTGACAGCAGTTTTATGCACGTGTTGGCTAACGTTACAATGTAAAGTTGCATAACACAGTGTTATTTAAAGTTATACAAACTATGGTAGATACTGAACAATGTACCTATAATCACAGCCTCGATTTCGAGATAGGTGTCCATACGTGTAAAGTTGCGTTATTTTGCTCGCCAAGTTATCGCAGATGGATGTGTCCGACGGCGTCACACAGATGGACTTGACAAATGGCAAAAAGAGAATGGACACAGTTGATAGTGGCGATTGTGTGACATCTGCAATGGGTGTCTCCCATGTATCAGAGAAGGATCCCTTAGCTGGAATCCGTATGTGCGGGTCGACGCCTCTTTTGTGGCGTGTTGCCGATCTAAAGATTGCCCGACAAGCCGGGGTCATCGGATCTTTGGTGGGCTCGCTTGCCCGACAGCCACGACAAAACACTCGGCTGGGTCGACCGCTGGAACTTCTGGACGAGGAAGCACGTCTGCTGGCTGAAGAAGGGAAAGCAAAAGTCTTAGTAGCAAGAAATGTAGAGGTAGCAAAgcgattttattttttgtaacgttctttttaaaatgtattttaaaagaCATGCTAAATATGTGCAGATTATTAAACATTAACATTACATTGAAGGTTATCTTTTAAAGTTTTCGCATAGCACCACAGGACTGGGAAATGTGACCTTATGTGACCTATGCCTGCAGATAGCAAAGGACCACTCGGAGCGAGTTGAACAGTACCAAGAGGACCTTGAGCGCAGTCACAAAGTGCAGAGTGCTCTTGCACTCCAGGACAGGAAAGCGGTTCTAGAAAGGGTCATGAATGACTCACAGAACGgtaagcatgcatgtgtgctttagcccttaaaggagtaccgtcacactggtgtgacaggaatgttgagaaatgaacgttctaaagaatatctgggttcattgaattcaacatagaattttagaaccttcaattgttgcggaacttagaacgttcaaaaacctacacctttaagggttaaagagaATTCTCAAAGAACCAGAATAACACTCAAAATGTGAGTAATCACAGtcttcatttgtgtgtgagtctctccaGAAGCTTATAAAGTAAtcttgacctgtgtgtgtgttttagagggCACAGTGCGGGAACGCTTGGAGGCTCTGGATCGGGACTTCTCTCTTCCTGTATCTGCCATGACCATTCAGATGTGCACTGCCCGAGCAGGTCTCGGTTACCTCAGTGACGAGCGAGACTTCCTGGCCGCCAGCTGGCCGGTGCAGCAGGACGAGCGCTCACAGACGAAATTCGTTGTCTACAGGGACCTGCGTAGGAGAGGGTTCTGCCTGACCTCAGCAGGAAAGTTTGGTGGAGACTACCTGGTGTACCCTGGTAAGTTTCAGAGCTCACCACCATGGGCTAACGCTAGATGTAGCAACTTTTTTGTTAGCAAACAGCATCAGCCAACCGTTGAGTGTAGATATAAGCTGTCTGGATGAAatctctttttttgtgtgtgtattgatctATGGCCTACCTACAGGAACACAGCTCTGGCTCTTTGTTAAACTCTAGCCACCCCAACACCCCTCACATTACGAAGAACCACACCTGTCCTATTTCTCTCTTCACAGGTGACCCTCTCCGTTTTCATGCTCATTTCATTGCCCTCTGTGTTGCTATGGACACGGCAACTCCTCTCTGCGACATCTTGGCGATGGCCCGACTCGGCTCAAACGTTAAGAAGACAGTGGTGCTTTGCTCACCCCGCGCTACACAACAGCAATCAAACGAGAAGGAacaggaagagaaggaagatgaagatgatgaagaagaaagagaagaaggtgGTGATGATTacgaagaggaggaagatgaagtGGTGTACACATCCCTGCAGTGGAGTGGAATGAGCTGAGAGCACTGCTAACTGGCCACGGACCTGTTTGCAGTCACACAGAGGACCACTTGGAGCGAGAAGTTAATTCTGCTGGGCCTCCATTTTCTCTTCATGATCTGGTTTTGATCTGAATCTCCGTTCAGTTAGACTCATCTCTTAGCTCCTATATGGATTTATTCAGACTTTGATGAATGTGCCTCTGATATGCAAAATGTCACAGACTGGACTGGATTTTTGACAAATCTATACACAAATAATGACACTTTACggtacacacaaaaaaggactATGTATggaactgtcatatcgtggacCAGTAAGCCTTAAAGTGTATCATGTGCACAGTGTTATCTTGGATACACCAAGAGGTGCAGATATCCCCAACCATCTATCATACTGTCTCATGTACAACTACAATATAATAAAAGCAATGGTGGTTATGCCAACGAatgcacattttatttattgattaATGCACACAATCCATGTTTTAATAATGGAAGGGGATATGTAAGGACACCCACaatatcagaatcagaatacgctttattggccaggtttgcaaaaacaaacaaggaatttgactctggTGCTCTTTGCTCTCAAGTACACAATAATCACTTTACATATAAAagtaaaaacagaaaggatagtaagaaatatacaaaaaagctgttaaaaatatacaataacaatacaataaaatatacaaaaatacgtaatgaacacacatttacatgagCAAGAGAGTA is a genomic window of Alosa sapidissima isolate fAloSap1 chromosome 15, fAloSap1.pri, whole genome shotgun sequence containing:
- the LOC121684384 gene encoding zinc/cadmium resistance protein — translated: MDGHVRLWRGIGYKCMLGLTLLLLLFEIVVSRLCNCLINMVDGFHTLYILLHLSLQQPSSAHTPPPSPPPLASLASPSLTPSPHIISSNSHITSCPHPSSSPPSSPRPDLNIVSSAGPIPTLGCDPTSALSCVMPSRVQPFGALVSALIVASLCVSVTLEILSYIFQPHPIQRPILATAASALSLLFNAAMLGLAWARPTLRPAGSVSEHLGLGSGERAVAKATEDGLVKGALQDGSLLFCNPGAPSVLDPDSDSVTPTTTDSLGSNKQHERSSSSEPKEHLQSNSRALELTNVPSQVPMYSTGHTGYPASLCVPSLSVPYKAPLRGHQSSCLSRVLTTILRDLLCPCLALANALTALLSSPDCHHPLESCSSRVYLDPALSMMAVLVLLACALPEVRRLGLLLLQSCPPGLSVPDLRNGLMAVRGVEGVHELHVWQLTESCLVASVHVHVNAHCWREGPDKVVAGVMETLHRAGVSMCTVQPETATESLNGEPALPALPGNQAKDWPCSLSCRKECLDKMCCTSLKKASVGDGAPPSGNAEEKAPQAVIIENTFL
- the tsen34 gene encoding tRNA-splicing endonuclease subunit Sen34, whose protein sequence is MDVSDGVTQMDLTNGKKRMDTVDSGDCVTSAMGVSHVSEKDPLAGIRMCGSTPLLWRVADLKIARQAGVIGSLVGSLARQPRQNTRLGRPLELLDEEARLLAEEGKAKVLVARNVEIAKDHSERVEQYQEDLERSHKVQSALALQDRKAVLERVMNDSQNEGTVRERLEALDRDFSLPVSAMTIQMCTARAGLGYLSDERDFLAASWPVQQDERSQTKFVVYRDLRRRGFCLTSAGKFGGDYLVYPGDPLRFHAHFIALCVAMDTATPLCDILAMARLGSNVKKTVVLCSPRATQQQSNEKEQEEKEDEDDEEEREEGGDDYEEEEDEVVYTSLQWSGMS